One window of Novosphingobium sp. P6W genomic DNA carries:
- the dnaK gene encoding molecular chaperone DnaK, with protein MAKVIGIDLGTTNSCVAVMDGGKPKVIENSEGARTTPSIVAFAKDGERLIGQPAKRQAVTNGNNTIFAVKRLIGRRFDDPVTRKDTELVPYTIVKGKNGDAWVQAGGEDYSPSQISAFTLQKMKETAESYLGETVTQAVITVPAYFNDAQRQATKDAGQIAGLEVLRIINEPTAAALAYGLDKQDGKTIAVYDLGGGTFDVSVLEIGDGVFEVKSTNGDTFLGGEDFDSKIVEWLAEKFKAKENMDLKTDKLALQRLKEAAEKAKIELSSTATTEVNLPFITARMEGGATTPLHLVETITRSDLEKMVADLIQRTLEPCRKAIADAGLSAKDIDEVVLVGGMTRMPKVREVVKEFFGKEPHTGVNPDEVVAMGAAIQAGVLQGDVKDVLLLDVTPLSLGIETLGGIMTKMIDRNTTIPTKKSQVYSTAEDNQQAVTIRVFQGEREMAQDNKMLGQFDLVGIPPSRRGVPQIEVTFDIDANGLVNVSAKDKGTGKEQQIRIQASGGLSDSDIDQMVRDAEKFAEEDKKRRESAEARNQADSLVHATEQQIAENGEKIDAALKAEVEAAIAATKTALAGDDAAEINAKAQELTQVAMKMGQSIYEKEQASAASPEAAKAGDDDVVDAEFSEVDENKG; from the coding sequence ATGGCTAAAGTAATTGGTATCGATCTTGGCACCACCAACAGCTGCGTCGCCGTCATGGACGGCGGCAAGCCCAAGGTCATCGAGAATTCCGAAGGCGCCCGCACGACGCCCTCGATCGTCGCATTCGCCAAGGATGGCGAGCGTCTGATCGGGCAGCCGGCAAAGCGCCAGGCCGTCACCAACGGCAACAACACGATCTTCGCGGTGAAGCGCCTCATCGGCCGCCGCTTCGACGATCCGGTGACCCGCAAGGACACCGAACTGGTCCCTTACACCATCGTCAAGGGCAAGAACGGCGATGCCTGGGTCCAGGCTGGCGGCGAAGACTACTCGCCTTCGCAGATCTCGGCTTTCACGCTGCAGAAGATGAAGGAAACCGCTGAGTCCTATCTGGGCGAGACGGTCACGCAGGCGGTCATCACCGTGCCTGCCTACTTCAACGACGCACAGCGCCAGGCCACCAAGGACGCCGGCCAGATCGCCGGTCTCGAAGTGCTGCGCATCATCAACGAGCCGACCGCGGCTGCGCTGGCTTACGGCCTCGACAAGCAGGACGGCAAGACCATTGCTGTCTATGACCTTGGCGGCGGCACCTTCGACGTGTCGGTCCTGGAAATCGGCGACGGCGTGTTCGAGGTCAAGTCGACCAACGGCGACACCTTCCTGGGCGGCGAAGACTTCGATTCGAAGATCGTCGAATGGCTGGCCGAGAAGTTCAAGGCCAAGGAAAACATGGACCTGAAGACCGACAAGCTCGCTCTTCAGCGCCTGAAGGAAGCGGCTGAAAAGGCCAAGATCGAGCTGTCGTCCACCGCGACGACCGAGGTCAACCTGCCCTTCATCACCGCACGCATGGAAGGCGGCGCCACCACTCCGCTGCACCTCGTCGAGACGATCACCCGCTCCGACCTGGAGAAGATGGTCGCCGACCTGATCCAGCGCACTCTGGAACCCTGCCGCAAGGCGATCGCCGATGCCGGTCTTTCGGCCAAGGACATCGACGAAGTCGTGCTCGTGGGTGGCATGACCCGCATGCCCAAGGTGCGCGAAGTCGTGAAGGAGTTCTTCGGCAAGGAACCGCACACCGGTGTGAACCCTGACGAAGTCGTCGCCATGGGCGCGGCGATCCAGGCCGGCGTGCTGCAGGGCGACGTCAAGGACGTGCTGCTGCTCGACGTGACCCCGCTGTCGCTGGGCATCGAGACGCTGGGCGGCATCATGACCAAGATGATCGACCGTAACACGACGATCCCGACCAAGAAGAGCCAGGTCTACTCGACCGCCGAGGACAACCAGCAGGCGGTTACGATCCGCGTGTTCCAGGGCGAGCGCGAGATGGCGCAGGACAACAAGATGCTCGGCCAGTTCGACCTCGTCGGCATTCCGCCGTCGCGCCGGGGCGTGCCGCAGATCGAAGTGACCTTCGACATCGACGCCAACGGCCTCGTGAACGTGTCCGCCAAGGACAAGGGCACGGGCAAGGAACAGCAGATCCGCATCCAGGCCTCGGGCGGCCTTTCGGACAGCGACATCGACCAGATGGTTCGCGATGCCGAGAAGTTCGCCGAAGAGGACAAGAAGCGCCGCGAATCGGCCGAGGCCCGCAACCAGGCCGACAGCCTCGTCCACGCGACCGAGCAGCAGATCGCCGAGAACGGCGAGAAGATCGACGCCGCTCTGAAGGCTGAAGTCGAAGCCGCGATCGCCGCGACCAAGACCGCGCTTGCCGGTGACGATGCTGCGGAAATCAACGCCAAGGCTCAGGAACTGACCCAGGTGGCGATGAAGATGGGCCAGTCCATCTACGAGAAGGAGCAGGCTTCGGCTGCTTCGCCTGAAGCGGCCAAGGCCGGTGACGACGATGTGGTCGATGCCGAATTCTCGGAAGTCGATGAAAACAAGGGCTGA
- a CDS encoding copper chaperone PCu(A)C, which yields MKPHRPLALLLCTAMALALGACGKEPDSPTASNEATLTGPDAKPGLVASDGKLVLPVIARRPAAVYFTVRNDGAEPVTLAAVSILGAGKAEMHETKGGSMGKVDSLPVDPGASVVFAPGGLHVMVFDLPAALKAGGKAELTMTFSDGDKLSMPLAVEAMGGDMGDMEGMHH from the coding sequence GTGAAACCACATCGCCCCCTCGCCCTGCTTCTTTGCACTGCCATGGCCCTTGCGCTGGGGGCCTGCGGCAAGGAGCCGGACAGCCCCACCGCCTCGAATGAGGCCACCCTCACCGGCCCCGATGCCAAGCCGGGACTGGTCGCGAGCGACGGCAAGCTGGTGCTTCCGGTGATCGCCAGGCGCCCGGCGGCGGTCTATTTCACCGTGCGCAACGACGGCGCCGAGCCGGTTACGCTGGCCGCCGTCAGCATTCTGGGCGCCGGCAAGGCCGAAATGCACGAGACCAAGGGCGGCTCCATGGGCAAGGTCGATTCGCTGCCGGTCGACCCCGGCGCGTCGGTTGTCTTCGCGCCGGGCGGGCTGCATGTCATGGTCTTCGACCTGCCTGCCGCGCTCAAAGCCGGTGGCAAGGCGGAGTTGACGATGACGTTTTCTGACGGAGACAAGCTGTCGATGCCGCTCGCCGTCGAGGCGATGGGCGGCGACATGGGCGACATGGAAGGGATGCACCACTGA
- a CDS encoding glycine zipper domain-containing protein, producing the protein MRKFILPILAAGAFSMAGCASNYGGEGALAGGALGAGVGAITGGNVATGAAIGAAAGAVAGSTAKKDGDRGCYRYDRRGDRYWDRDC; encoded by the coding sequence ATGCGTAAGTTTATCCTCCCCATCCTCGCAGCCGGTGCGTTCAGCATGGCTGGCTGTGCCAGCAACTACGGCGGTGAAGGCGCTCTCGCCGGCGGCGCACTCGGTGCAGGCGTCGGTGCCATTACGGGCGGCAACGTAGCCACCGGCGCGGCGATCGGTGCGGCAGCAGGCGCTGTGGCTGGCTCCACCGCCAAGAAGGATGGCGATCGCGGCTGCTATCGCTACGACCGCCGCGGCGACCGTTACTGGGATCGCGATTGCTGA
- the grpE gene encoding nucleotide exchange factor GrpE — MTDDKKQSPEDQTVDAAVAEELKGVPEDMLDSKGENEELAQLREELAGAKQEVLYARAETQNVRRRLEKDVADTRAYAATGFARDILSVSDNLARALTAIPADMREDEKLKGLVAGIEATGREIDKVFTSHGITRIAAMGMPLDPNQHQAMIEVPSADVEAGTIVQELQAGYMIKDRLLRPAMVAVAKKPD, encoded by the coding sequence ATGACCGACGACAAGAAGCAGTCTCCCGAAGACCAGACTGTAGACGCCGCCGTGGCCGAGGAACTGAAGGGGGTTCCCGAGGATATGTTGGATTCCAAGGGCGAGAACGAAGAACTGGCGCAGTTGCGTGAGGAACTGGCCGGCGCGAAGCAGGAAGTGCTTTACGCCCGCGCCGAAACGCAGAACGTGCGCCGCCGTCTGGAAAAGGACGTCGCCGACACGCGCGCCTATGCCGCCACCGGCTTTGCCCGCGACATCCTGTCGGTGTCCGACAACCTGGCCCGCGCGCTGACGGCGATCCCCGCCGACATGCGCGAGGACGAGAAGCTCAAGGGCCTCGTCGCCGGGATCGAGGCCACGGGCCGCGAGATCGACAAGGTGTTCACCAGCCACGGCATCACCCGCATCGCCGCGATGGGTATGCCGCTCGATCCCAACCAGCATCAGGCGATGATCGAGGTTCCCTCGGCCGATGTCGAAGCGGGCACGATCGTGCAGGAACTCCAGGCCGGTTACATGATCAAGGACCGCCTGCTGCGCCCCGCGATGGTGGCCGTGGCCAAGAAGCCCGACTGA